In Gossypium arboreum isolate Shixiya-1 chromosome 5, ASM2569848v2, whole genome shotgun sequence, a single genomic region encodes these proteins:
- the LOC108457468 gene encoding zingipain-2: MEPLLASFLLSFLLFFDLSSAAASPSHISKKFETWCQQHGKSYLSEEEKSYRLKVFEDNYAFVTQHNAMVNSSYSLALNAFADFTHHEFKASRLGLSGAAIQFRRPNLREPRLVRDIPDSLDWREKGAVTQVKDQGSCGACWSFSATGAIEGVNKIVTGSLISLSEQELVDCDKTYNTGCEGGLMDYAFQFVINNHGIDTEEDYPYQGREHTCNKEKLKRHVVTIDDYTDVPMNNEKKLLQAVATQPVSVGICGSERAFQLYSKGIFTGPCSTSLDHAVLIVGYGSENGVDYWIVKNSWGRRWGMNGYIHMIRNSGKSEGICGINMLASYPIKTSPNPPPSPPPGPTKCDFFTYCSAGETCCCTHRIFGICFSWKCCGLDSAVCCKDNRHCCPHNYPICDTKNNQCLKRVGNATIMESSDTNLAFRKISSW, translated from the exons ATGGAACCTCTTTTGGCTTCCTTTCTGCtatctttccttcttttctttgacCTTTCTTCTGCTGCTGCTTCTCCCTCCCATATCTCCAAGAAATTTGAAACTTGGTGTCAACAACATGGAAAAAGTTACTTATCCGAGGAAGAAAAATCTTACAGGCTTAAAGTCTTTGAAGACAACTATGCCTTTGTTACTCAACACAATGCTATGGTCAATTCTTCTTATTCTTTGGCTCTCAATGCCTTTGCCGATTTCACTCACCACGAGTTTAAGGCCTCCCGCTTGGGTCTCTCCGGTGCTGCCATTCAGTTTAGGCGCCCCAACCTTCGAGAGCCGCGCCTTGTTCGGGACATCCCGGATTCATTGGATTGGAGGGAGAAAGGCGCCGTGACTCAGGTCAAAGATCAAGGGAGTTGTG GTGCTTGTTGGTCATTCTCGGCAACCGGAGCTATAGAAGGTGTAAATAAAATTGTCACTGGATCTCTTATCAGCCTCTCTGAACAAGAATTGGTTGATTGTGACAAAACTTACAATACTGGCTGTGAGGGTGGGTTGATGGATTATGCATTTCAGTTTGTCATCAATAACCACGGAATAGACACTGAAGAAGACTATCCTTATCAAGGTCGGGAACATACTTGCAACAAAGAAAAA CTGAAACGACATGTGGTAACAATTGATGATTACACTGATGTGCCTATGAATAATGAGAAGAAACTGTTGCAAGCGGTGGCAACTCAACCTGTGAGTGTAGGTATATGTGGGAGCGAGAGAGCATTTCAATTGTACTCCAAG GGGATATTCACTGGTCCATGCTCAACTTCCTTGGATCATGCGGTGCTGATAGTAGGTTATGGTTCAGAAAATGGAGTGGATTATTGGATTGTGAAGAACTCATGGGGTAGGAGGTGGGGAATGAATGGCTATATTCATATGATACGTAACAGTGGCAAATCTGAAGGGATTTGTGGCATTAACATGTTGGCTTCCTATCCGATAAAGACTAGCCCAAATCCACCTCCTTCACCTCCTCCGGGGCCAACTAAGTGTGATTTCTTCACTTACTGTTCGGCTGGGGAAACCTGTTGTTGTACGCATCGCATATTCGGAATATGCTTTTCGTGGAAGTGTTGCGGGTTGGATTCAGCCGTGTGTTGCAAAGACAATCGTCATTGCTGCCCTCATAATTATCCAATCTGTGATACAAAGAACAACCAATGTCTCAAG CGTGTTGGAAATGCCACAATAATGGAATCATCTGATACGAATCTCGCTTTTAGGAAGATCAGCAGTTGGTGA
- the LOC108456058 gene encoding dehydration-responsive element-binding protein 2D-like yields the protein MCLSITFLIFILLPLWFSLGTMSTSMMGGFGERKQIRRPAQASSRKGCMRGKGGPENALCTYKGVRQRTWGKWVAEIREPNRGARLWLGTFDTSHEAAMAYDAAARKLYGSEAKLNLPELCVGPRYPPPSTNTQAAAMGNQTQNLNNSGTCSSNSPIIIRTNDVQPVYNNDSVISFPNEKIDSQGNPGGNNAKLGQNEDGIDGFWENMCVNLPVLDESIWAEAAISLDFPVMDDPGSFASSLVDVTGWDALQSPWCM from the coding sequence ATGTGCTTATCAATCACTTTCCTCATTTTTATTTTGCTTCCCCTTTGGTTCTCTCTTGGAACAATGTCAACATCAATGATGGGTGGGTTTGGAGAGCGAAAACAAATAAGGAGGCCTGCTCAAGCTAGCTCCAGAAAAGGGTGCATGAGAGGCAAGGGAGGTCCAGAGAATGCTCTCTGCACTTACAAAGGTGTCAGGCAGAGAACTTGGGGCAAATGGGTGGCTGAAATTCGTGAACCCAACCGTGGTGCTCGTCTTTGGCTTGGAACTTTTGACACCTCTCATGAAGCTGCAATGGCTTATGATGCTGCCGCTCGCAAACTCTACGGCTCTGAAGCCAAGCTCAACTTGCCAGAGTTATGTGTCGGCCCTCGGTATCCACCACCTTCAACCAATACTCAGGCTGCTGCAATGGGGAACCAAACTCAAAACCTGAATAATTCAGGTACGTGTTCATCAAATAGCCCAATAATTATCAGGACCAATGATGTACAACCTGTGTACAACAATGACTCAGTCATATCTTTCCCCAACGAGAAAATTGATTCTCAAGGGAACCCGGGTGGGAACAATGCAAAATTAGGACAAAATGAAGATGGAATTGACGGGTTTTGGGAAAATATGTGTGTGAACTTGCCCGTCTTAGATGAATCGATTTGGGCTGAAGCTGCTATCTCATTAGATTTTCCAGTGATGGATGATCCTGGCAGTTTCGCAAGCAGCCTTGTGGATGTAACTGGCTGGGACGCCTTGCAATCCCCCTGGTGCATGTAA
- the LOC108455728 gene encoding purple acid phosphatase-like, whose protein sequence is MALLKVFDPCAICLLCLVLSASELCNGGITGNFLRKEYSPDMPLDSDVFQVPPGYNAPQQVHITQGDTDGRGVIISWITPDEPGSDTVLYWSENSKNKNRAEGIFVRYKFFNYTSGYIHHCTIKNLEYNTKYMYEIGIGYTIRRFWFKTPPRTGPDVPYTFGLIGDLGQTHDSNVTLTHYESNPKKGKTVLFLGDLSYSNDYPFHDNTRWDTWGRFIERNAAYQPWIWTAGNHELDFAPQLEETTPFKPYMHRYYVPFASSHSTSPLWYSIKRGSAYLIVLSSYSAYGKSTPQYKWLRDELPKVDRSKTPWLIALMHCPIYTSNSHHFMEGETMRVVFESWFVKYKVDVVFSGHVHAYERSKRISNIAYNIVNGMCTPVDDQSAPVYITIGDGGNHDGPAIGMMEPQPNFSAYREASFGHGIFDIKNRTHAYFSWHRNQDGYAVEADSFWFHNSYWNPLGKSFVAQH, encoded by the exons ATGGCCTTGCTGAAAGTCTTTGACCCTTGTGCTATTTGTCTCCTCTGTTTGGTATTGAGTGCATCTGAGTTGTGCAATGGAGGAATAACTGGTAACTTTCTAAGGAAAGAGTATTCTCCAGATATGCCCCTTGACAGTGATGTTTTCCAAGTTCCTCCTGGTTATAACGCACCTCAACAG GTCCATATAACACAAGGGGATACTGATGGGAGGGGAGTGATCATCTCTTGGATAACTCCTGATGAACCTGGCTCTGACACAGTTCTCTACTGGTCTGAAAATAGTAAGAATAAGAATCGTGCCGAGGGGATTTTTGTCAGATATAAGTTCTTCAATTACACTTCAGGGTACATCCATCACTGCACCATCAAGAACCTGGAG TATAACACCAAATACATGTATGAGATTGGAATAGGATATACTATCAGACGATTCTGGTTTAAGACTCCTCCAAGAACTGGCCCTGATGTTCCTTACACTTTTGGTCTGATAG gggatcttgGTCAAACACATGATTCAAATGTTACACTCACACATTATGAATCAAATCCAAAAAAAGGGAAAACAGTCTTGTTTTTAGGGGACCTCTCATACTCAAATGACTATCCGTTCCATGATAATACTCGGTGGGATACATGGGGAAGATTCATAGAGAGGAATGCTGCTTATCAGCCTTGGATTTGGACTGCAGGGAATCATGAACTTGATTTTGCTCCTCAGCTT GAAGAAACTACACCCTTTAAGCCATATATGCACCGTTATTATGTCCCTTTTGCATCATCGCATAGTACATCTCCATTATGGTATTCGATCAAGAGAGGCTCAGCTTACCTAATTGTTTTATCGTCTTATTCAGCATACG GAAAATCCACTCCTCAATACAAATGGCTAAGAGATGAGCTACCTAAAGTGGATAGAAGCAAGACCCCATGGTTGATTGCTCTTATGCACTGCCCAATTTATACTAGTAACTCGCATCATTTCATGGAAGGAGAAACCATGAGAGTGGTGTTTGAGTCATGGTTTGTCAAGTACAAAGTGGATGTTGTATTTTCAGGCCATGTTCATGCCTATGAGCGATCC AAGCGTATATCAAATATTGCATATAATATTGTGAATGGAATGTGTACTCCTGTTGATGACCAGTCTGCACCAGTCTACATTACCATTGGAGATGGAGGAAATCATGATGGACCAGCTATAGG CATGATGGAACCACAGCCCAACTTCTCAGCCTATAGGGAGGCTAGTTTTGGTCATGGTATATTCGATATCAAGAACAGGACACATGCCTATTTCAGTTGGCACCGAAATCAAGATGGATATGCTGTCGAAGCTGATTCTTTCTGGTTTCACAACAGTTACTGGAATCCCTTAGGGAAATCCTTCGTAGCTCAACACTAA
- the LOC108486308 gene encoding purple acid phosphatase 2-like encodes MVAARWNCFSFQLVIAISFIFIIAEVCNGGRTSSFVRNSDLSRDMPLDSDVFRVPPGYNAPQQVHITQGDHLGNAVIVSWVTPDEPGSNSVFYWAENSELKNSAQGIVLTYKYFNYTSGFIHHCTIRDLEFDTKYYYEVGIGNSSRRFWFVTPPAIGPDVPYTFGLIGDLGQTHDSNSTLTHYELNPAKGQTLLFLGDLSYADAYPFHDNARWDTWGRFIERNAAYQPWIWTAGNHEIDVVPAIREVIPFKPYTHRYHVPYTASGSTSPLWYSIKRASTYIIVLSSYSAYGTSTPQYKWLERELPKVNRTETPWLIVLMHSPFYNSYVHHYMEGESMRVSFEPWFVEYKVDVVFAGHVHAYERSERISNIAYNIVNGLCTPIKDPSAPVYLTIGDGGNLEGLVKEMTEPQPNYSAYREASFGHGILEIKNRTHAYFGWHRNQDGYAVEADSLWLHNRYWSVSDSEELSVATATI; translated from the exons ATGGTTGCTGCGAGGTGGAACTGTTTTAGTTTTCAGTTGGTTATTGCGATtagctttatttttattatagctGAGGTTTGCAATGGAGGAAGAACCAGCAGTTTCGTAAGGAATAGTGACTTGTCTCGTGATATGCCACTGGACAGCGATGTGTTCCGGGTGCCTCCCGGCTACAATGCTCCCCAACAG GTTCATATAACACAAGGGGACCATCTGGGGAATGCTGTGATCGTCTCTTGGGTAACTCCGGATGAACCTGGTTCAAATTCAGTCTTTTACTGGGCTGAAAACAGTGAACTCAAAAACAGTGCACAAGGCATTGTTCTTACTTACAAGTACTTCAATTACACTTCTGGTTTCATTCACCATTGCACCATCAGGGATTTGGAG TTTGATACCAAGTATTACTACGAAGTTGGGATCGGGAATTCATCGAGACGATTCTGGTTTGTAACTCCCCCTGCAATTGGCCCTGACGTACCATACACTTTTGGTCTCATAG GTGATCTCGGGCAAACTCATGATTCAAACAGCACGCTCACCCACTATGAGTTAAACCCTGCAAAAGGACAGACACTGTTGTTCTTGGGAGACCTCTCCTATGCGGATGCCTATCCATTTCATGACAACGCAAGATGGGATACTTGGGGAAGGTTTATTGAGCGAAATGCGGCATATCAACCTTGGATATGGACTGCTGGAAATCACGAAATTGATGTTGTTCCGGCAATA AGGGAAGTTATACCTTTCAAGCCCTACACACACCGTTATCATGTACCCTATACAGCATCAGGGAGTACATCTCCTCTTTGGTACTCCATCAAGAGAGCTTCAACGTATATCATTGTCTTGTCTTCCTACTCAGCTTATG GGACATCCACACCTCAGTACAAATGGCTTGAAAGGGAGCTTCCAAAAGTGAACAGGACAGAAACACCATGGCTCATTGTTCTTATGCATTCTCCTTTTTACAACAGTTATGTACATCATTATATGGAAGGGGAGTCCATGagagtaagttttgagccatggtTTGTGGAGTACAAGGTTGATGTTGTATTCGCTGGACACGTCCATGCCTATGAGAGATCC GAACGCATATCGAATATTGCGTATAACATTGTTAATGGATTGTGCACTCCCATAAAGGATCCATCTGCTCCAGTGTACTTGACCATTGGAGATGGAGGAAATCTGGAAGGATTGGTGAAAGA GATGACAGAGCCACAGCCGAACTACTCGGCGTATCGTGAAGCTAGTTTCGGTCATGGAATACTGGAAATTAAGAACAGGACTCATGCTTACTTTGGCTGGCATCGAAATCAAGACGGTTATGCTGTGGAAGCCGATTCCCTATGGTTGCACAATAGATATTGGAGCGTTTCAGATTCAGAAGAATTATCTGTAGCCACTGCCACCATATGA
- the LOC108455498 gene encoding thioredoxin H-type-like, with the protein MVHFIASWRGTCRVIAPVLVDLAKKLPNVTYLKVDVDELKTVAEEWNVEAMPTFIYLKEGKLIDKVVGAKKDELQQRIVLTNLVHKV; encoded by the exons ATGGTGCATTTCATAGCTTCATGGAGAGGGACATGTCGTGTTATTGCACCAGTCCTGGTAGATCTTGCTAAAAAGCTGCCTAATGTAACATACTTGAAGGTGGATGTGGATGAATTGAAG ACCGTGGCGGAGGAATGGAATGTGGAGGCCATGCCAACTTTTATCTATCTCAAAGAAGGCAAATTGATTGACAAAGTTGTGGGGGCAAAGAAAGATGAGTTGCAGCAGAGAATAGTCTTGACCAACTTGGTGCACAAAGTATGA
- the LOC108457469 gene encoding uncharacterized protein LOC108457469 codes for MALPQLIPSHSSSSLTHQPSINPNAANPYPMLKSFLKPSSLSQSRRFHRLSSLRASASSFPDHDQTDPSKPDDVVELPIFPLPLVLFPGAILPLQIFEFRYRIMMHTLLHTDLRFGVIYSDSVTGTTDVGCVGEIVKHERLVDDRFFLICKGQERFRITNVVRTKPYLVAEVNWLEDRPSGDEDLEGLASEVETYMKDVIRLSNRLNGKPEKETLDLRRNLFPTPFSFFVGSTFEGAPREQQALLELEDTATRLKREKETLRNTLNYLSAASAVKDVFPSS; via the coding sequence ATGGCTCTCCCTCAGCTAATACCTTCTCACTCTTCTTCTTCACTCACTCACCAGCCTTCCATAAACCCTAACGCAGCCAATCCATACCCCATGTTGAAGTCCTTTTTGAAGCCATCTTCTCTCTCTCAATCTCGCAGGTTTCACAGGCTCAGCTCTCTTCGAGCTTCGGCCTCTTCCTTCCCCGATCATGACCAAACAGATCCTTCTAAACCAGACGACGTCGTAGAGCTCCCTATATTCCCTCTGCCCTTGGTTCTCTTCCCCGGCGCTATCCTCCCTCTCCAGATTTTCGAGTTCCGTTACCGCATTATGATGCACACGCTCCTCCACACCGACCTCCGCTTTGGCGTCATTTACTCCGACTCCGTCACCGGCACCACCGACGTCGGCTGCGTCGGCGAGATCGTCAAACATGAGCGTCTCGTCGATGACCGCTTCTTCCTCATATGTAAAGGCCAGGAACGGTTCCGTATCACCAACGTTGTCCGTACGAAGCCTTATCTTGTCGCAGAAGTCAATTGGCTCGAAGACCGACCCTCCGGGGACGAAGATTTGGAAGGATTGGCCAGCGAAGTGGAGACTTACATGAAAGACGTGATTCGGTTATCGAATCGTCTTAACGGGAAACCGGAAAAGGAAACGCTGGATTTGAGGAGGAATCTGTTTCCGACCCCTTTTTCCTTCTTCGTGGGGAGCACATTCGAAGGGGCGCCGAGAGAGCAGCAGGCTTTACTGGAGTTGGAAGACACTGCCACCAGGTTAAAAAGAGAGAAGGAAACTTTAAGGAACACCCTTAATTACTTGTCGGCCGCCTCGGCCGTGAAAGACGTGTTTCCCTCTTCGTGA
- the LOC108486310 gene encoding protein WALLS ARE THIN 1, whose protein sequence is MTDSGGSASANRMLCSVPERLQLHMAMLALQFGYAGFHVVSRAALNMGISKLVFPVYRNIIALLLLLPFAYFLEKKERPPITLNFLLQFFLLALVGITANQGFYLLGLDNTSPTFASAIQNSVPAITFLMAAILRIEKVRLNRKDGISKVAGTILCVAGASVITLYKGPTIYSPIPPLNRPTPTFVSLGDAEGKNWTLGCLYLIGHCLSWSGWLVLQAPVLKKYPARLSVTSYTCFFGLIQFLVIAAFAERDPPAWMFHSGGELFTILYAGVVASGIAFAVQIWCIDRGGPVFVAVYQPVQTLVVAIMASIALGEEFYLGGIIGAVLIIVGLYLVLWGKSQERKFAAQEKGAIQSTPEHSNIRTSSHIKASLTKPLLPPSTENV, encoded by the exons ATGACTGATTCTGGTGGTTCAGCCTCTGCTAACAGGATGTTGTGTTCCGTTCCTGAAAGGCTACAGCTGCATATGGCCATGTTGGCCTTGCAATTTGGCTACGCAGGGTTCCATGTGGTCTCCAGGGCTGCCCTAAACATGGGAATTAGCAAACTTGTATTCCCAGTTTATAGGAATATCATTGCGTTGCTTCTGCTCCTTCCCTTTGCATATTTTCTTGAGAA GAAGGAGAGACCTCCCATTactctaaattttcttttacagtTCTTCCTCCTCGCTCTTGTTGG AATAACAGCAAATCAAGGTTTCTACTTGCTGGGCTTAGATAACACATCACCAACCTTTGCGTCAGCAATCCAAAACTCCGTCCCAGCCATTACCTTCCTAATGGCAGCCATACTACG GATAGAGAAAGTTCGGCTAAATCGAAAAGATGGGATATCGAAAGTTGCAGGAACAATCTTGTGTGTGGCTGGAGCATCAGTGATAACTCTATACAAAGGTCCAACGATATACAGCCCAATTCCACCTCTGAATAGACCCACCCCGACGTTCGTTTCATTGGGAGATGCAGAAGGAAAGAACTGGACCCTTGGTTGTCTCTATCTGATTGGTCATTGCCTATCCTGGTCTGGTTGGCTGGTGTTGCAGGCACCGGTCCTGAAGAAGTACCCAGCTAGACTCTCCGTGACGTCCTACACATGTTTCTTTGGTCTCATTCAGTTCCTCGTCATTGCGGCCTTTGCTGAGAGAGATCCTCCAGCTTGGATGTTCCACTCTGGCGGAGAACTCTTCACTATTCTCTACGCG GGAGTGGTGGCATCCGGGATCGCATTCGCTGTACAGATTTGGTGCATTGACAGAGGTGGCCCAGTCTTCGTTGCTGTTTATCAACCAGTTCAGACTCTTGTTGTCGCCATTATGGCTTCAATTGCTTTAGGGGAAGAATTCTATTTGGGAGG GATAATCGGTGCAGTGTTGATCATAGTAGGATTGTACCTAGTGCTATGGGGAAAAAGTCAAGAGAGAAAGTTTGCAGCTCAAGAAAAGGGTGCAATTCAGTCTACTCCGGAGCACAGCAACATCAGAACCTCAAGCCATATCAAGGCCTCCCTCACGAAGCCACTTCTCCCTCCTTCAACCGAAAATGTTTAA